One Podarcis muralis chromosome 1, rPodMur119.hap1.1, whole genome shotgun sequence genomic window carries:
- the KCNJ11 gene encoding ATP-sensitive inward rectifier potassium channel 11 isoform X2: MLSRKGIIPEEYVLTRLAEDVPDPSRYRARERRARFVGKNGACNVAHKNIREQGRFLQDVFTTLVDLKWSHTLLIFTMSFLCSWLLFAMVWWLIAFAHGDLDQSTRQLHLQPGDGGAGDFVPCVTDIRSFTSAFLFSIEVQVTIGFGGRMMTEECPAAILILIVQNIVGLVINAIMLGCIFMKTAQAHRRAETLIFSKHAVIALRQGKLCFMLRVGDLRKSMIISATIRMQVVRKTASPEGEVVPLHQIDIQMENPVGGNSIFLVSPLIICHVIDRNSPLYDVAPDNLHHHEDLEVIVILEGVVETTGITTQARTSYLADEILWGQRFVPIVTEEDGQYSVDYSKFGNTVKVPTPSCTARHLEENQSILDSISLSPRGTIRKRSVRLKPMFCISDEPS, encoded by the coding sequence ATGCTGTCCCGGAAGGGCATCATCCCGGAGGAGTATGTTCTGACCCGGCTGGCCGAGGATGTCCCGGATCCGTCCCGCTACCGCGCCCGGGAGAGGAGGGCCCGCTTCGTGGGCAAGAACGGCGCGTGCAATGTGGCCCACAAGAACATCCGCGAGCAGGGCCGCTTCCTGCAGGACGTCTTCACCACGCTGGTGGACCTCAAGTGGTCCCACACGCTCCTCATCTTCACCATGTCCTTCCTGTGCAGCTGGCTGCTCTTCGCCATGGTCTGGTGGCTCATCGCCTTCGCGCACGGGGACCTCGACCAGAGCACCCGCCAGCTCCACCTGCAGCCGGGCGACGGGGGGGCGGGAGACTTCGTGCCCTGCGTGACCGACATCCGCTCCTTCACCTCGGCCTTCCTCTTCTCCATCGAGGTGCAGGTGACCATCGGCTTCGGCGGGCGCATGATGACCGAGGAGTGCCCCGCcgccatcctcatcctcatcgtGCAGAACATCGTGGGCCTGGTGATCAACGCCATCatgctgggctgcatcttcatgaAGACAGCCCAGGCGCACCGGCGCGCCGAGACGCTCATCTTCAGCAAGCACGCCGTGATCGCGCTCCGCCAGGGCAAGCTCTGCTTCATGCTGCGCGTGGGCGATCTGCGCAAGAGCATGATCATCAGCGCCACCATCCGCATGCAGGTGGTGCGGAAGACGGCCAGCCCCGAGGGGGAGGTGGTGCCCCTCCACCAGATCGACATCCAGATGGAGAACCCGGTAGGGGGCAACAGCATCTTCCTGGTCTCCCCGCTCATCATCTGCCACGTGATCGACAGGAACAGCCCTCTGTACGACGTGGCCCCGGACAACCTCCACCACCACGAGGATCTGGAAGTCATCGTCATCCTAGAAGGGGTGGTGGAAACCACCGGCATCACCACTCAAGCCAGGACGTCCTACTTGGCCGACGAGATCCTCTGGGGACAAAGGTTTGTGCCCATAGTGACCGAAGAGGATGGGCAGTACTCGGTAGACTACTCCAAGTTTGGCAACACTGTGAAGGTGCCCACCCCAAGCTGCACTGCCAGGCATCTGGAGGAAAACCAGAGCATCCTGGACAGCATCTCCTTGTCACCTCGGGGCACTATTAGGAAAAGGTCTGTCAGGTTAAAGCCCATGTTTTGCATATCCGATGAACCTTCCTGA
- the KCNJ11 gene encoding ATP-sensitive inward rectifier potassium channel 11 isoform X1 has translation MLSRKGIIPEEYVLTRLAEDVPDPSRYRARERRARFVGKNGACNVAHKNIREQGRFLQDVFTTLVDLKWSHTLLIFTMSFLCSWLLFAMVWWLIAFAHGDLDQSTRQLHLQPGDGGAGDFVPCVTDIRSFTSAFLFSIEVQVTIGFGGRMMTEECPAAILILIVQNIVGLVINAIMLGCIFMKTAQAHRRAETLIFSKHAVIALRQGKLCFMLRVGDLRKSMIISATIRMQVVRKTASPEGEVVPLHQIDIQMENPVGGNSIFLVSPLIICHVIDRNSPLYDVAPDNLHHHEDLEVIVILEGVVETTGITTQARTSYLADEILWGQRFVPIVTEEDGQYSVDYSKFGNTVKVPTPSCTARHLEENQSILDSISLSPRGTIRKRHRLLKDKKRSRRNLWRLQAS, from the exons ATGCTGTCCCGGAAGGGCATCATCCCGGAGGAGTATGTTCTGACCCGGCTGGCCGAGGATGTCCCGGATCCGTCCCGCTACCGCGCCCGGGAGAGGAGGGCCCGCTTCGTGGGCAAGAACGGCGCGTGCAATGTGGCCCACAAGAACATCCGCGAGCAGGGCCGCTTCCTGCAGGACGTCTTCACCACGCTGGTGGACCTCAAGTGGTCCCACACGCTCCTCATCTTCACCATGTCCTTCCTGTGCAGCTGGCTGCTCTTCGCCATGGTCTGGTGGCTCATCGCCTTCGCGCACGGGGACCTCGACCAGAGCACCCGCCAGCTCCACCTGCAGCCGGGCGACGGGGGGGCGGGAGACTTCGTGCCCTGCGTGACCGACATCCGCTCCTTCACCTCGGCCTTCCTCTTCTCCATCGAGGTGCAGGTGACCATCGGCTTCGGCGGGCGCATGATGACCGAGGAGTGCCCCGCcgccatcctcatcctcatcgtGCAGAACATCGTGGGCCTGGTGATCAACGCCATCatgctgggctgcatcttcatgaAGACAGCCCAGGCGCACCGGCGCGCCGAGACGCTCATCTTCAGCAAGCACGCCGTGATCGCGCTCCGCCAGGGCAAGCTCTGCTTCATGCTGCGCGTGGGCGATCTGCGCAAGAGCATGATCATCAGCGCCACCATCCGCATGCAGGTGGTGCGGAAGACGGCCAGCCCCGAGGGGGAGGTGGTGCCCCTCCACCAGATCGACATCCAGATGGAGAACCCGGTAGGGGGCAACAGCATCTTCCTGGTCTCCCCGCTCATCATCTGCCACGTGATCGACAGGAACAGCCCTCTGTACGACGTGGCCCCGGACAACCTCCACCACCACGAGGATCTGGAAGTCATCGTCATCCTAGAAGGGGTGGTGGAAACCACCGGCATCACCACTCAAGCCAGGACGTCCTACTTGGCCGACGAGATCCTCTGGGGACAAAGGTTTGTGCCCATAGTGACCGAAGAGGATGGGCAGTACTCGGTAGACTACTCCAAGTTTGGCAACACTGTGAAGGTGCCCACCCCAAGCTGCACTGCCAGGCATCTGGAGGAAAACCAGAGCATCCTGGACAGCATCTCCTTGTCACCTCGGGGCACTATTAGGAAAAG ACACAGGCTATTAAAAGACAAGAAGAGATCGAGAAGGAATTTATGGAGATTGCAAGCTTCGTGA